Proteins encoded in a region of the Pelmatolapia mariae isolate MD_Pm_ZW linkage group LG16_19, Pm_UMD_F_2, whole genome shotgun sequence genome:
- the chrm5a gene encoding muscarinic acetylcholine receptor M5a — protein sequence MEGENMNSTVNTSTMDSHLVTHSLWEVITIATVSAIVSLITIVGNVLVMVSFKVNSQLKTVNNYYLLSLAAADLIIGVFSMNLYTSYILMGYWALGNLACDLWLALDYVASNASVMNLLVISFDRYFSITRPLTYRAKRTPKRAGIMIGLAWLVSLVLWAPPILCWQYFVGKRTVPERQCQIQFFSEPVITFGTAIAAFYVPVSVMTILYCRIYKETEKRTKDLAELQGINCSTESGVAQPQKTIIRSCFSCKLSSASQDRNQASWSSSTRSNAVKSAATTSDEWSKAGQLTTFNSYASSEDEDRPVSPGGFQTSFGNQACKATKSGVCSESEQLSSYDEESFFQTPPKSNSQKSSKCVSYKFKPVTKESHAEHQSRNGDTKMASPTFSSAESMSVPSTSTMSKPIDTTLKSQITKRKRMVLIKERKAAQTLSAILLAFILTWTPYNIMVLISTFCSQCIPVSLWHLGYWLCYVNSTVNPMCYALCNKTFQKTFRMLLLCQWKKKRIEEKLYWYGQNPVVSSKMT from the coding sequence ATGGAAGGAGAAAACATGAACTCCACAGTAAATACCAGCACGATGGATAGCCACCTGGTCACCCACAGTCTCTGGGAGGTGATCACCATTGCGACTGTCTCGGCTATAGTCAGCCTCATTACCATTGTGGGGAATGTTCTAGTAATGGTCTCCTTTAAAGTCAACAGCCAGCTGAAGACAGTGAACAATTACTACCTGCTGAGTCTGGCAGCTGCAGACCTCATCATAGGTGTTTTCTCCATGAATCTATACACCTCTTATATACTGATGGGTTACTGGGCCTTGGGAAACCTCGCCTGTGACTTGTGGTTGGCATTGGACTACGTAGCTAGCAATGCCTCAGTCATGAACCTGCTGGTGATCAGTTTTGACAGATATTTCTCCATCACCAGGCCTCTAACTTACAGGGCCAAACGGACTCCTAAACGAGCTGGGATCATGATAGGTTTAGCGTGGCTAGTGTCACTTGTTCTGTGGGCCCCGCCTATTCTCTGCTGGCAGTACTTTGTTGGAAAGAGGACTGTCCCCGAGAGGCAATGCCAAATCCAGTTTTTCTCTGAGCCTGTAATTACTTTTGGGACAGCTATTGCAGCCTTTTACGTCCCTGTATCTGTCATGACAATCCTCTACTGCAGAATCTACAAGGAGACAGAAAAGAGGACCAAAGATCTTGCAGAGCTTCAAGGGATTAACTGTTCTACAGAGTCTGGGGTGGCTCAGCCTCAGAAAACCATCATCAGATCTTGTTTTAGCTGTAAACTAAGTTCAGCATCACAAGACAGGAACCAGGCCTCGTGGTCCTCCTCCACCAGGAGCAACGCGGTCAAATCAGCGGCCACCACCAGCGATGAGTGGTCCAAAGCTGGTCAGCTGACCACCTTTAACAGCTACGCCTCCTCCGAGGACGAGGACAGGCCAGTGTCTCCAGGAGGCTTCCAGACCTCCTTCGGGAACCAGGCTTGCAAGGCCACCAAGAGTGGAGTATGCAGCGAGAGCGAGCAGCTCAGCAGCTACGATGAAGAGAGTTTCTTTCAGACGCCACCCAAAAGCAACTCCCAGAAGAGCAGCAAGTGCGTGTCCTACAAGTTTAAACCAGTGACCAAGGAAAGTCACGCGGAGCACCAAAGCAGAAACGGAGACACGAAAATGGCGTCGCCAACATTCTCCTCGGCCGAGTCCATGAGCGTTCCGTCCACCTCCACCATGTCCAAGCCCATAGACACAACGCTGAAGAGCCAGATCACCAAGAGAAAAAGGATGGTGCTGATCAAGGAAAGAAAGGCAGCTCAAACTCTCAGCGCCATCCTGCTGGCCTTCATCTTAACATGGACTCCTTATAACATCATGGTGCTGATTTCTACCTTCTGCTCTCAATGCATCCCTGTCTCCCTCTGGCACCTGGGCTACTGGCTGTGCTACGTCAACAGCACCGTCAATCCCATGTGCTACGCCCTTTGCAACAAGACTTTCCAAAAGACCTTCCGCATGCTCTTACTCTGCcagtggaaaaagaaaaggattgAAGAGAAACTATACTGGTATGGACAAAACCCCGTGGTCAGCTCTAAAATGACATGA